The Fuerstiella sp. genome has a segment encoding these proteins:
- the ychF gene encoding redox-regulated ATPase YchF, translating to MEAGIVGLPNVGKSTLFNALTSSEGAQSANYPFCTIEPNEGIVSVPDLRLDTIARYIPPQKVIPAIIKLVDIAGIVKGASEGEGLGNRFLSHIREVDAVLQVVRCFEDEDVTHVTGAVDPLTDIEIIETELLLADMQTLENSLPKSERAARGGDNDAILRVAVTKKCLEHAEKEQPLRTLQFSQDEAQVVRGLGLLTAKPILYIANVDEDDITGSGSLVESVRQHAETVGAPVVPVCARFESELATLDEGDRGEMLEAVGLTEPALSAVARATYKTLGLQSYFTAGEKEVRAWTIPVGATAPQGAGVIHTDFERGFIRCEVYRLQDLEEHGTEKEIRAAGKLRVEGKDYVMQDGDICHFLFNV from the coding sequence ATGGAAGCTGGAATCGTTGGATTGCCAAATGTCGGCAAAAGCACACTATTCAATGCGCTCACCAGCAGTGAAGGAGCGCAGAGTGCCAACTATCCGTTTTGTACGATCGAGCCCAACGAGGGAATTGTCAGTGTACCGGACTTGCGGCTGGACACGATTGCCCGGTACATACCGCCACAGAAGGTCATTCCCGCGATTATTAAGCTGGTCGACATTGCCGGAATTGTTAAAGGAGCCAGCGAAGGGGAAGGACTGGGGAACCGGTTTCTGAGTCATATTCGGGAAGTGGACGCTGTTCTGCAGGTTGTTCGATGCTTCGAAGACGAAGACGTGACCCACGTCACCGGAGCCGTTGATCCACTAACTGATATCGAAATCATCGAAACAGAATTGTTGCTGGCGGATATGCAGACACTGGAGAACTCTCTGCCAAAGTCAGAACGAGCAGCACGAGGCGGGGACAACGATGCCATCCTGCGAGTTGCTGTCACTAAGAAGTGTCTGGAACACGCCGAAAAGGAACAGCCTCTGCGGACTCTGCAGTTCAGCCAGGATGAAGCGCAGGTGGTGCGGGGACTTGGTCTGCTGACGGCTAAGCCGATTTTGTACATCGCCAATGTGGATGAAGACGACATTACCGGAAGTGGTTCACTTGTTGAAAGCGTTCGTCAGCACGCCGAGACTGTGGGAGCTCCTGTCGTTCCTGTCTGTGCAAGGTTTGAGTCAGAGCTTGCGACTCTTGATGAAGGCGACCGTGGCGAAATGCTGGAAGCCGTTGGTCTGACGGAACCGGCATTGTCGGCCGTGGCCCGGGCAACCTACAAAACCCTGGGGCTGCAAAGTTACTTCACCGCCGGAGAAAAAGAAGTCCGAGCATGGACAATTCCGGTGGGAGCGACTGCACCACAGGGAGCCGGCGTCATTCACACCGATTTCGAACGTGGTTTCATCCGTTGCGAGGTCTATCGTCTGCAGGATCTGGAAGAACACGGAACCGAAAAAGAAATCCGTGCTGCCGGAAAATTACGAGTGGAAGGAAAAGATTACGTAATGCAGGATGGCGATATTTGCCACTTTCTGTTCAACGTGTGA
- a CDS encoding succinylglutamate desuccinylase/aspartoacylase family protein: protein MTRRSRITTDIDFNRDGRQQSFLRIPHSVHRSAYGWIAVPIIVIRNGDGPTVLLTAGNHGDEYEGQLALMKLCRELEPEMVRGRIIILPAANYPAVIAGLRTSPIDDLNLNRSFPGNADGSPTESIAHYIETELLSIADFAVDLHSGGSSLMYLPSTLTIVVEDDDRAARQLDMLQAFAAPLGYIAWPGGEDRTMMAAANRAGVPAIGTELGGSGTTSVQSVAIAERGVRRVLRHVGSVPEINVGDDPPATRLMEVRTVDYYVYSPDYGLWEPLADLGDQVQAGQPAANVYCPQTPWREPVPAHFRESGTIICRRVPGPVERGDCLFHLATDCSL, encoded by the coding sequence ATGACACGCAGATCCCGAATTACAACCGACATTGATTTTAATCGTGATGGCAGGCAGCAGTCGTTCCTGAGAATTCCGCATTCGGTCCATCGTTCGGCTTATGGCTGGATTGCCGTTCCTATTATTGTCATCCGAAACGGAGACGGTCCCACTGTGCTGCTGACGGCGGGGAATCACGGTGATGAATATGAAGGTCAGCTTGCCCTGATGAAACTGTGTCGGGAGCTTGAACCGGAAATGGTTCGGGGACGCATAATCATCCTGCCGGCTGCCAACTATCCGGCCGTGATTGCCGGGCTGAGAACTTCGCCGATTGACGATCTGAATCTTAACCGTTCGTTTCCTGGGAATGCGGACGGTTCCCCGACTGAGTCGATTGCTCACTATATTGAGACCGAGTTGCTGTCCATAGCTGACTTCGCCGTCGATCTGCATTCCGGAGGCAGCTCTTTGATGTACCTTCCCAGCACGCTCACAATTGTTGTCGAAGACGATGACCGTGCGGCAAGGCAACTCGATATGCTTCAGGCGTTTGCTGCTCCACTGGGATATATTGCCTGGCCGGGAGGTGAGGACCGAACCATGATGGCCGCGGCAAATCGGGCCGGTGTCCCGGCCATCGGCACGGAATTGGGGGGATCGGGAACGACATCCGTGCAGTCGGTTGCCATTGCCGAACGAGGAGTGCGACGAGTGCTGCGACATGTCGGTAGTGTCCCGGAGATTAATGTTGGAGATGATCCGCCGGCAACACGACTCATGGAAGTACGTACCGTGGACTACTATGTTTACAGTCCGGATTATGGATTGTGGGAGCCACTGGCCGATCTTGGTGACCAGGTGCAGGCCGGCCAGCCCGCAGCAAACGTGTATTGTCCGCAGACGCCGTGGCGTGAACCTGTGCCGGCGCATTTCAGAGAATCGGGTACGATTATTTGCCGACGTGTACCAGGACCCGTTGAACGTGGCGATTGTTTATTTCATTTGGCCACTGATTGCAGCCTCTGA
- a CDS encoding alpha/beta hydrolase family protein has product MIRIQIFLSHALLATSIVWSQLTHAGDARNHQVLDPGQQPEDVRLRDPKDLNAYFPFEVPESKAAWEQRQEELKQRVLVATGLWPMPEKTPLNPVIHGKVERDGFTMEKVYFESLPGHFVTGMLFRPIDAANTPGPAVLCPHGHGGRLQKFDDKRIQQQIENGEEFLPNSGRMPKLARCAQLARMGCVTFIYDMLGYADSRQISFEASHRYRSPRVELEGSSDWGFFGVQAESRLHSILGLQTWNSVRGLDFLAGLPDVDPGRIAVTGGSGGGTQTILLGAIDDRPVAAYPNGMVSTGMQGGCTCENCSLLRVGTGNVELAAAFAPRPQSMTAVNDWTRDMMSRGFPELKRLYTMLGAPDNVDCVEMLRFPHNYNAVTRQLMYSWMNRHLDLGFREPIVETDWPLFTDEESAIWNDMHPAPPGGIDYERRLLKQLDERDREVLFDHDPASIKDRQKYARIVRAAWETIIARNLPDADDVRRTKVWKQDCSEYLEFGDLLTLTTHGEQLPVISLYPKSTAWNQQVVLWVDGDGKSGMFAGDVLQPDVRRLVNAGYAVVGTDLAGQGEFTTSRQKLTENRLVANPRTYAGFTYTYNNSLFVQQVHDLLTMAAWINGDQHSPRAVHAVGVNGGGAVLAASRAMAGDQFDNVAIATDGFRFAALTRWQDAGFVPGAVKYGDLPSLLALSAPYSLWIGDETHASAVVTGAYAAAGEVNAVTFAARSGDTVADAVNWLLSH; this is encoded by the coding sequence ATGATCCGAATTCAGATATTTTTGTCTCATGCGTTGCTGGCGACGTCGATTGTATGGTCGCAGCTGACGCATGCCGGTGATGCCAGGAATCATCAGGTCCTGGATCCTGGGCAGCAGCCTGAAGATGTGCGACTTCGTGATCCGAAAGACCTCAATGCTTATTTTCCGTTTGAGGTCCCCGAGTCCAAAGCTGCGTGGGAACAACGACAGGAGGAACTGAAACAGCGCGTACTGGTTGCGACGGGTCTGTGGCCCATGCCGGAAAAGACTCCGCTGAACCCCGTCATTCACGGAAAAGTTGAACGTGACGGTTTTACGATGGAGAAGGTCTATTTTGAGAGCCTGCCCGGACACTTTGTCACTGGTATGCTGTTTCGTCCGATTGACGCTGCAAACACACCAGGTCCCGCTGTGCTGTGTCCTCACGGCCACGGGGGACGTCTGCAAAAATTCGACGACAAAAGAATCCAACAGCAGATCGAAAATGGCGAAGAGTTTCTGCCGAATTCGGGTCGCATGCCCAAACTGGCGCGTTGTGCACAACTGGCAAGAATGGGCTGTGTTACGTTCATCTACGACATGCTGGGATATGCCGACAGTCGACAAATTTCGTTTGAGGCCTCTCATCGATACAGGTCTCCACGTGTAGAACTCGAAGGCAGCAGCGACTGGGGTTTTTTTGGGGTACAGGCGGAGTCACGTCTGCATTCCATTCTGGGTTTGCAGACGTGGAACAGTGTTCGCGGGCTGGACTTTCTGGCCGGTCTTCCGGACGTGGATCCCGGTCGAATTGCAGTCACCGGCGGAAGCGGTGGTGGTACTCAGACCATCCTGCTGGGAGCGATTGATGATCGTCCCGTTGCGGCCTATCCCAACGGGATGGTTTCGACAGGGATGCAGGGTGGCTGCACGTGCGAAAACTGCAGCCTGTTGCGCGTCGGAACGGGCAACGTTGAACTGGCTGCAGCGTTTGCACCGCGTCCACAGTCAATGACGGCGGTGAACGACTGGACCAGAGATATGATGTCCAGAGGCTTCCCTGAGCTGAAACGGCTGTACACCATGCTGGGTGCGCCTGACAACGTGGACTGTGTGGAGATGCTTCGTTTTCCGCACAACTACAATGCGGTGACGCGGCAGTTGATGTATTCGTGGATGAATCGTCATCTGGATCTGGGGTTTAGAGAGCCGATCGTGGAAACCGACTGGCCGCTGTTTACGGACGAAGAGTCGGCCATCTGGAACGATATGCATCCGGCTCCACCGGGTGGTATTGATTATGAACGTCGCCTGCTGAAACAGCTGGACGAACGTGACCGGGAAGTACTGTTTGACCATGATCCTGCATCGATTAAAGATCGGCAGAAGTATGCACGGATTGTGCGGGCGGCATGGGAGACTATCATCGCAAGAAATCTGCCCGACGCAGACGATGTCCGGCGCACCAAAGTGTGGAAACAAGACTGTTCCGAATATCTTGAATTCGGTGATCTGCTGACTCTGACAACGCATGGTGAGCAATTGCCCGTCATCTCGCTTTACCCGAAGTCGACTGCCTGGAATCAACAGGTAGTATTATGGGTGGACGGTGACGGTAAATCCGGCATGTTTGCCGGTGACGTACTGCAACCGGACGTCAGGCGACTGGTGAATGCCGGTTATGCAGTGGTCGGGACTGATCTGGCAGGACAGGGTGAGTTCACAACCAGTCGGCAGAAACTGACGGAGAACCGTCTCGTTGCAAATCCAAGAACCTACGCCGGTTTTACTTACACCTATAACAACTCACTGTTTGTTCAGCAGGTGCATGATCTGTTGACCATGGCAGCCTGGATTAACGGAGATCAACACAGTCCCCGTGCCGTGCACGCCGTGGGTGTGAATGGCGGAGGAGCTGTGCTGGCGGCCTCACGGGCCATGGCCGGCGATCAATTTGACAATGTGGCGATTGCCACAGACGGGTTTCGTTTTGCCGCTTTGACACGCTGGCAGGACGCCGGATTTGTGCCGGGAGCTGTGAAGTACGGAGACCTGCCGTCGTTGCTGGCATTGTCTGCTCCGTACAGTTTGTGGATTGGTGATGAAACACACGCATCTGCTGTTGTGACTGGTGCCTACGCAGCCGCGGGCGAGGTGAATGCTGTGACCTTCGCTGCCCGTTCCGGCGATACGGTTGCTGACGCCGTCAATTGGTTGCTAAGTCATTAG
- a CDS encoding sulfatase, with protein sequence MPNFIIIFMDDMGYADIGPFGAEGYQTPNLDRMASEGRIFTDFYVTQAVCSASRAGLMTGCYNVRVGIQGALGPKAKIGIHEDEITIAEICKQKNYATACYGKWHLGHHKLFLPMQHGFDDYFGLPYSNDMWPYHPNVLHLSMDQRLKRWPHLPLIDGNDIVNAEVSPKDQEQLTTQYTERAVRFIEDHRDEPFLVYLPHSMVHVPLYVSDKFRGKSERGLFGDVMMEVDWSVGQILDTLRRNRLDRNTLVIFTSDNGPWLSYGDHCGSAAPLREGKGTMFDGGCRESCIMWWPGRIPADTRCSEPAMTIDVLPTIASLIDADLPDHKIDGKNIWSLMSGTNGAKSPHEAYYFYYKQQLQAIRSGKWKLHFPHQYRTMAGQPGGTGGFPTDYSQATIGRELFDLESDIGESRNVADQHPAVVKRLSDLAALMRKELGDSQQKGMGIRPAGSL encoded by the coding sequence TTGCCCAATTTCATCATCATCTTTATGGACGACATGGGTTACGCCGATATCGGTCCTTTCGGCGCAGAAGGCTACCAGACCCCAAACCTGGATCGCATGGCGAGCGAGGGCCGAATTTTTACCGACTTCTACGTGACTCAGGCCGTCTGCTCCGCATCGCGAGCAGGATTGATGACCGGGTGTTACAACGTTCGAGTTGGTATTCAGGGTGCTCTGGGACCAAAGGCCAAAATCGGGATTCACGAAGATGAAATCACAATTGCCGAGATCTGCAAACAGAAGAACTATGCCACAGCCTGTTACGGCAAATGGCATCTCGGTCACCATAAACTTTTCCTGCCAATGCAGCACGGATTCGATGATTACTTTGGTCTGCCCTACAGCAACGACATGTGGCCCTATCATCCCAATGTGCTGCATTTGTCGATGGACCAAAGACTCAAACGCTGGCCCCACCTGCCACTCATCGATGGAAACGACATCGTGAATGCAGAAGTCTCACCAAAGGACCAGGAACAACTCACAACTCAGTACACCGAACGAGCCGTTCGCTTTATTGAAGACCACCGGGACGAACCATTTCTGGTGTATCTGCCGCACAGCATGGTCCACGTCCCGCTTTATGTCTCGGATAAGTTTCGCGGTAAGAGTGAACGCGGACTGTTTGGTGACGTGATGATGGAGGTCGACTGGTCGGTCGGTCAGATTCTGGACACACTCCGAAGAAACAGGCTGGACAGGAACACGCTGGTCATTTTCACGTCTGATAACGGACCGTGGCTGAGTTACGGGGATCACTGCGGCAGCGCCGCCCCTCTGCGAGAGGGCAAAGGGACAATGTTCGACGGTGGCTGTCGTGAAAGCTGCATCATGTGGTGGCCCGGCAGAATCCCGGCTGACACACGTTGCAGTGAACCGGCAATGACCATCGACGTTCTGCCGACAATTGCCTCACTCATTGACGCAGACCTGCCGGACCACAAAATTGACGGTAAAAACATCTGGTCACTGATGTCGGGTACCAATGGTGCGAAGTCACCTCACGAAGCCTATTACTTCTATTACAAACAGCAGTTGCAGGCGATCCGCAGCGGAAAATGGAAACTACATTTTCCTCACCAGTATCGCACCATGGCCGGTCAACCGGGGGGCACAGGAGGATTTCCCACGGATTATTCACAGGCCACGATCGGCAGGGAACTCTTCGATCTGGAATCGGATATCGGTGAATCCAGAAATGTCGCGGATCAGCATCCTGCCGTCGTCAAACGGCTTTCAGATCTGGCTGCACTGATGCGCAAAGAACTGGGTGACAGCCAACAAAAGGGGATGGGTATTCGGCCTGCCGGATCGCTATGA
- a CDS encoding D-cysteine desulfhydrase family protein yields MNSGFAGGGNSSFLCRYAEYHCCIRILICFIVQYDRTEYFTCGIMMLNTDTCSMVELRSRLDQLPTFPLAHLPTPLEFLDRLTDTLGGPRIWIKRDDCTGLAFGGNKTRHNEILIADALQQGADTVVWGAGVQSNNCRQTAAACAKAGLDCHLVLGRGAPANGPDPVQGNLLLDHIVGASIEIVDEPEGPELDEKIAQAAVRLRREGRRVYDRDPKYVKPLAALSYVGCLIELLEQAATADLAPDAVYVCSAGSTGAGVALATAALGLALPVTCVTPIVWPWDTQAAMIRIANDAAERLKIGTRLNTDSFNLTEDYVGPHYGALTAGCLEAIELLARTEGILLDPCYSGKSMACLIDHIRKGIVARDQDVVFIHTGGTPALFAYNEQLANEIDRPSF; encoded by the coding sequence TTGAACTCAGGATTCGCCGGTGGTGGCAATAGTTCGTTCCTGTGTCGCTACGCCGAATATCACTGCTGCATTAGAATACTTATTTGTTTTATCGTGCAGTACGACAGGACTGAATACTTCACTTGCGGGATCATGATGCTTAACACAGATACCTGTTCGATGGTGGAACTACGCAGTCGTCTTGATCAGCTGCCGACATTTCCGCTGGCCCACCTGCCGACGCCACTGGAGTTTCTGGACCGGCTGACTGATACACTGGGTGGTCCCAGGATCTGGATCAAACGTGATGACTGTACTGGCCTGGCCTTTGGAGGTAACAAGACACGCCACAACGAAATTCTGATTGCGGATGCGCTGCAACAGGGAGCAGACACTGTTGTCTGGGGGGCCGGTGTCCAGAGTAATAATTGTCGACAGACGGCTGCGGCCTGCGCAAAAGCCGGATTGGATTGTCACCTTGTTCTGGGTCGGGGTGCACCTGCAAACGGTCCCGATCCGGTCCAGGGGAACCTGCTGCTGGACCATATTGTGGGGGCCAGTATCGAAATCGTTGATGAGCCGGAGGGGCCTGAACTGGATGAAAAGATTGCTCAGGCGGCTGTACGCCTGCGAAGGGAGGGGCGTCGTGTCTATGACCGGGATCCGAAGTACGTCAAACCGCTGGCAGCGCTCAGTTATGTGGGATGTCTCATTGAACTGTTGGAACAGGCTGCCACCGCGGATCTTGCACCCGATGCTGTCTATGTTTGTTCTGCCGGTTCGACAGGGGCCGGTGTCGCCCTCGCGACGGCCGCCCTGGGACTGGCTCTGCCGGTGACCTGCGTGACTCCCATTGTCTGGCCCTGGGACACTCAGGCCGCAATGATCCGGATTGCCAATGATGCAGCGGAACGGCTCAAGATTGGCACCCGACTGAATACGGACTCCTTTAACCTGACCGAAGACTACGTGGGTCCACACTACGGTGCGTTGACTGCGGGTTGTCTGGAGGCCATCGAATTACTGGCCCGGACAGAAGGCATTCTGCTGGACCCCTGCTACAGCGGGAAAAGTATGGCGTGCCTGATTGATCATATTCGTAAGGGTATTGTCGCTCGCGATCAGGACGTGGTTTTCATTCACACCGGCGGTACACCTGCACTTTTTGCTTATAACGAGCAGCTGGCAAATGAGATTGATCGACCGAGTTTCTAA
- a CDS encoding DUF1559 domain-containing protein: protein MQSFFQRRRGFTLIELLVVIAIIAILISLLLPAVQQAREAARRTQCRNNLKQIGLALHNYHDAHLVFPSGWIGVDAATGVQSAHEGTSGAGWGVMILPFMDQGNVFNSFNCNLPIADPANAQFLNTDLASFRCPSDPQPDNWEIEEEGAPGTVLATLPIANYIGVFGTEELDGCENTPGTDPVNSNGQCVGDGIFYHNSKTRIRDITDGTTNTLMVGERLTRESAGWYSTWTGMVAEGEEAFQRVLGSADHPPNDPAAHFDDFSSNHSGGAFFVLGDGSVHFVSQNIDETLYKSLATRNGGEIVGEF, encoded by the coding sequence ATGCAATCCTTCTTCCAACGTCGTCGGGGGTTCACCCTGATCGAACTTCTTGTGGTGATCGCCATTATCGCGATCTTAATTTCACTGCTGCTTCCGGCAGTTCAGCAGGCCCGTGAGGCGGCACGCAGAACTCAGTGTCGCAACAATCTCAAACAGATAGGTCTGGCACTACACAATTACCACGATGCTCATTTAGTGTTTCCTTCCGGTTGGATTGGCGTCGATGCCGCAACCGGTGTTCAGAGTGCTCATGAAGGTACGAGTGGTGCCGGGTGGGGTGTCATGATTCTTCCGTTTATGGATCAGGGCAACGTGTTCAACAGTTTTAATTGTAATCTGCCGATCGCAGATCCGGCCAACGCACAGTTTCTGAATACCGACCTGGCGTCCTTCCGCTGTCCGTCTGATCCGCAGCCGGATAACTGGGAAATAGAAGAAGAAGGTGCCCCGGGCACCGTCCTGGCCACACTGCCGATAGCCAACTACATCGGCGTGTTCGGGACAGAGGAGTTGGACGGATGCGAGAACACACCGGGAACCGATCCCGTAAACTCCAACGGTCAGTGTGTCGGTGACGGGATCTTCTATCACAACAGCAAGACACGAATACGGGATATCACCGACGGAACCACGAATACGCTGATGGTCGGCGAGCGGCTGACACGTGAATCGGCCGGCTGGTATTCGACCTGGACCGGAATGGTTGCGGAAGGTGAAGAGGCGTTTCAGCGGGTCCTCGGATCTGCGGATCATCCGCCGAATGATCCGGCCGCACACTTTGATGACTTCAGCAGCAACCACAGTGGTGGTGCTTTCTTTGTGCTCGGAGATGGTTCTGTGCACTTTGTCAGCCAGAACATTGACGAGACGCTCTATAAAAGCCTGGCCACACGCAATGGCGGGGAAATCGTGGGCGAATTCTGA